The following proteins are co-located in the Aurantiacibacter atlanticus genome:
- the nth gene encoding endonuclease III → MNKDQIFEFFRRLAEDNPAPETELGYGNCYQLVVAVALSAQATDVGVNKATRALFAKVETPQQMIDLGEEGLREHIKTIGLFNSKAKNVIALSQLLVDEYGSKVPDTREDLVRLPGVGRKTANVVLNCWFGQETFAVDTHILRVGNRTGLAKGKTPEAVEAKLEKRVPQPFRLHAHHWLILHGRYVCKARTPECWRCGLVDLCSYRNKVLKKPKAR, encoded by the coding sequence ATGAACAAAGACCAGATTTTCGAATTCTTCCGCCGATTGGCAGAGGATAATCCAGCCCCTGAAACGGAGTTGGGATATGGCAATTGCTATCAGCTTGTCGTCGCCGTGGCGCTCTCGGCACAAGCGACCGATGTCGGGGTCAACAAGGCAACCCGCGCTTTGTTTGCCAAGGTAGAAACGCCGCAGCAGATGATAGATCTGGGAGAAGAGGGCCTGCGCGAACACATCAAGACCATCGGCCTGTTCAATTCCAAGGCGAAGAACGTCATCGCGCTAAGCCAGCTGCTGGTGGACGAATATGGCAGCAAGGTGCCTGACACGCGCGAGGACCTCGTGCGATTGCCCGGCGTGGGCCGCAAAACCGCCAACGTGGTGCTCAATTGCTGGTTCGGGCAGGAAACCTTTGCAGTCGACACCCACATTCTGCGCGTGGGCAATCGCACCGGCCTTGCCAAAGGCAAGACACCAGAAGCGGTCGAGGCAAAGCTGGAGAAGCGTGTCCCCCAACCCTTCCGGCTGCATGCACACCACTGGTTGATCCTGCACGGCCGCTATGTCTGCAAGGCACGCACGCCGGAATGCTGGCGCTGCGGGCTGGTCGATCTGTGCAGTTACCGGAACAAGGTGCTGAAAAAGCCGAAAGCGCGCTGA
- a CDS encoding ZIP family metal transporter: MMQTAVLATLFGAIGGSAAYAGAWLGYLDERGGGSLSGEAKRGITAFGGGALIGAVGLVLVPHGIETQPLWLGAASFVLGGLAFLLLDKWLHSTGTPVSQLVALNLDFIPEAIVVGAVIGSNLPMAIFLTVILVAQNLPEGFGAYVEVRKAHEGFVRHHILRIMALAIVIGPVAALLGYSFFAMQSTVLGTIMTFCAGGIIYLVFDDVAPEAHGNGEWAPAFGAVVGFAVALIGFGLTG, from the coding sequence GTGATGCAGACAGCTGTGCTGGCGACGCTGTTTGGCGCTATTGGAGGCAGCGCAGCCTATGCAGGCGCTTGGCTGGGGTATCTCGATGAGCGTGGTGGCGGTTCCCTGTCCGGAGAGGCGAAGCGCGGTATTACTGCCTTTGGCGGCGGCGCGCTGATCGGTGCGGTCGGGCTGGTTCTGGTCCCGCATGGCATTGAAACGCAACCGCTATGGCTTGGCGCAGCAAGCTTTGTGCTGGGGGGCCTGGCGTTTCTTCTCCTGGACAAATGGCTTCACAGCACGGGCACGCCGGTCAGCCAGCTGGTCGCGCTCAATCTGGACTTTATCCCCGAAGCTATCGTGGTCGGCGCAGTGATCGGCAGTAATCTGCCCATGGCGATCTTCCTGACGGTAATCCTCGTTGCGCAAAACCTGCCAGAAGGGTTCGGAGCCTATGTCGAAGTGCGCAAAGCCCATGAAGGCTTCGTGCGTCATCATATCTTGCGTATCATGGCGCTGGCCATTGTAATCGGCCCTGTCGCCGCGCTGCTTGGATATTCCTTTTTCGCCATGCAAAGCACAGTTCTGGGCACCATCATGACCTTTTGTGCAGGCGGGATTATCTACCTCGTATTCGACGATGTCGCCCCGGAGGCGCATGGGAATGGCGAATGGGCACCCGCATTTGGCGCCGTGGTGGGCTTTGCCGTGGCACTGATCGGCTTCGGGCTCACAGGGTAA
- a CDS encoding M48 family metallopeptidase, whose translation MALDPQTATQAYIDTLSREELELARDYTTGNHWLILAGLLVSVLVTWIIVRSGILDLVAGKLARRSVALRNFLLAAVFITVDSLLLLPYTIYEEWWREVQYGRTNQPLGDFLAQGAIGIVLTIVIGALLLLGIYWLIRKTGRLWWAWSGALVAGGAAFLLLLSPVLIEPLFNQYEPIPDSDVRDAVLALATEAGVPQDRVFMYDGSRQSNNLTANVSGVGSNARIAISDVAMGDASLDEVKAVTGHEIGHYMLGHIWRALAVLSMLAIAIFWLTARLYPWFARRFGTDAPLEDIRGVPVFAFVLGLLFTLAQPITNTLTRISESEADAYSLETVGLPDGLAGALIKTAEYRYPLAGPLEQAIFYTHPSVESRVRAAMEWKAANTTSSAE comes from the coding sequence ATGGCACTCGACCCGCAGACCGCCACCCAGGCCTATATCGATACGCTGAGCCGTGAGGAACTGGAGCTGGCACGTGATTACACCACGGGCAATCACTGGCTGATCCTTGCCGGCCTGCTGGTTTCTGTGCTCGTCACATGGATCATCGTGCGCAGCGGCATTCTTGACCTTGTAGCGGGGAAACTGGCGCGGCGGTCCGTGGCGCTACGCAACTTCCTTTTGGCCGCGGTATTCATCACGGTCGATAGCCTGCTGCTGCTGCCCTATACGATATATGAGGAATGGTGGCGTGAAGTGCAGTATGGCCGCACCAACCAGCCGCTTGGCGATTTTCTCGCGCAGGGCGCCATTGGCATCGTTCTGACCATAGTAATCGGGGCGCTTCTGCTGCTCGGCATTTATTGGCTCATCCGCAAGACGGGGCGGCTGTGGTGGGCATGGAGCGGGGCGTTGGTGGCGGGCGGCGCGGCCTTTCTTCTGCTGCTTTCGCCAGTGCTGATAGAGCCACTGTTCAACCAGTATGAACCCATCCCCGATAGCGATGTGCGTGATGCAGTGCTGGCACTCGCGACAGAGGCAGGCGTCCCTCAGGATCGCGTCTTCATGTATGACGGATCGCGCCAGTCCAACAATCTCACCGCCAATGTTTCGGGCGTGGGCAGCAACGCCCGCATTGCCATATCCGACGTGGCGATGGGCGACGCTTCGCTGGATGAGGTCAAGGCGGTGACTGGGCACGAAATCGGCCATTACATGCTTGGCCATATATGGCGCGCGCTCGCCGTGTTGAGCATGCTCGCGATTGCGATTTTCTGGCTGACGGCGCGCCTGTATCCGTGGTTTGCGCGGCGCTTTGGCACTGATGCGCCGCTTGAGGACATACGCGGCGTGCCGGTATTTGCCTTCGTGCTGGGCCTGTTGTTCACTCTTGCCCAGCCGATCACAAATACTCTGACGCGCATTAGCGAAAGTGAGGCGGACGCCTATTCGCTGGAAACGGTCGGCCTGCCCGATGGCTTGGCAGGGGCGCTCATCAAGACCGCTGAATATCGCTATCCGCTGGCAGGGCCGCTGGAGCAGGCGATTTTCTACACTCACCCCTCCGTAGAAAGCCGCGTTCGCGCAGCGATGGAATGGAAGGCGGCTAACACCACGAGTAGCGCCGAGTGA
- the dapB gene encoding 4-hydroxy-tetrahydrodipicolinate reductase produces the protein MAKIGIIGIEGRMGQAIAKVLATSKHGLVGGVGRGEQAFELAAQSDVLVDFSAPQAIENNLRAARGENIPILIGTTGLSEMELGEIADAAQDIPVLQTGNTSLGVNLLAHLVGQAATKLGPEWDIEILEMHHRMKMDAPSGTALLLGEAAAAARGIDLTGHSESGRDGHTGARQDGAIGFAALRGGTVAGDHSVIFAGSQERITLSHNAEDRSIFARGAVQGATWLIGKPAGRYSMKDVLGLD, from the coding sequence GTGGCGAAAATTGGGATCATCGGGATTGAAGGGCGTATGGGACAGGCCATCGCCAAAGTGCTGGCAACCAGCAAACATGGCCTGGTAGGCGGCGTTGGCAGGGGTGAACAGGCTTTCGAACTTGCTGCACAAAGCGATGTGCTGGTTGATTTTTCTGCACCGCAGGCGATCGAGAACAATCTGCGCGCCGCGCGGGGCGAGAATATTCCGATTCTTATCGGCACCACCGGCCTTAGTGAAATGGAGCTGGGCGAAATTGCCGATGCCGCACAGGATATCCCTGTGCTGCAAACGGGCAATACCTCGCTTGGCGTCAACCTGCTAGCTCATCTGGTGGGCCAGGCGGCGACCAAACTTGGCCCGGAATGGGATATCGAAATTCTCGAAATGCATCACCGCATGAAAATGGACGCGCCATCGGGCACGGCGCTGCTGCTGGGTGAAGCGGCTGCGGCCGCGCGGGGCATTGATCTGACAGGGCATAGCGAAAGCGGGCGTGACGGACATACGGGCGCGCGGCAGGACGGTGCAATCGGCTTTGCCGCCTTGCGCGGCGGAACGGTGGCTGGTGATCATTCGGTGATCTTCGCTGGATCACAGGAACGCATAACCCTGTCGCACAACGCGGAAGATCGCTCTATATTTGCGCGCGGCGCAGTGCAGGGCGCGACGTGGCTTATCGGCAAGCCTGCAGGGCGTTATTCGATGAAGGACGTGCTCGGTCTCGATTAG
- a CDS encoding NAD-dependent deacylase, giving the protein MQNIVILTGAGISAESGLKTFRAEDGLWENHPVEEVATPEGFARDPDLVQRFYDERRMRVLAAQPNPAHEALGRLERELGDRLLIVTQNIDDLHERGGAGRVLHMHGEVLSAWCQRCDARHRWERSLRDGPSCPSCEMVSLRPDIVWFGEMPYQMGRIFGALEQADLFVSIGTSGAVYPAAAFVQHARDARARTLELNLERSAGSALFDETRLGPASKLVPQFVQDMLAA; this is encoded by the coding sequence TTGCAGAACATCGTCATCCTGACAGGCGCGGGCATCAGCGCGGAGAGCGGTCTGAAAACCTTTCGTGCCGAAGATGGCTTGTGGGAAAACCATCCGGTGGAGGAGGTCGCCACGCCCGAAGGCTTCGCGCGAGACCCTGATCTCGTCCAGCGCTTCTATGACGAACGGCGAATGCGAGTGCTCGCCGCGCAGCCCAATCCCGCACATGAAGCGCTTGGCAGGCTGGAACGTGAATTGGGCGACCGGCTGCTGATCGTCACGCAGAATATCGACGATCTGCACGAAAGGGGCGGGGCGGGCAGGGTGCTGCACATGCATGGAGAAGTGCTGTCTGCATGGTGCCAGAGGTGCGATGCCCGCCATCGCTGGGAGCGCAGCTTGCGCGATGGCCCGTCCTGCCCTTCATGCGAAATGGTATCGCTGCGTCCGGATATCGTTTGGTTTGGTGAAATGCCCTACCAGATGGGTCGAATTTTTGGTGCGCTGGAACAGGCGGATCTGTTTGTCAGCATCGGTACCAGCGGCGCGGTCTATCCTGCCGCAGCTTTTGTGCAACATGCACGGGATGCCCGCGCGCGGACCCTTGAACTCAATCTGGAACGCAGCGCCGGTTCTGCCTTGTTTGACGAGACCCGCCTTGGGCCTGCCAGCAAATTGGTGCCGCAATTCGTCCAGGACATGCTGGCAGCTTGA
- a CDS encoding HesA/MoeB/ThiF family protein gives MTDHPHPLSADRLDRYARHIVLPEIGGAGQAALSRAHVVMMGLGGIGAPALQYLAGAGIGRLTLVDDDKVSASNLQRQTIYTTRDIGHGKAVSARRWLANFDDRLDVAIHDARITSANAANLLGGADLVLDGTDNFATRLAVSDACVASDVPLLSAAVGRFQGQVAAFAGHLPDQPCYRCFVGDAFDAEDCDTCAEDGVLGAMVGWVGSLAAMQAVRILVNANGTPMDDWGSLGWGKLHLMDGLKPGMRTLNIAKDPACRTCGQTMVD, from the coding sequence ATGACTGATCACCCTCACCCACTTTCCGCCGACCGGCTCGATCGTTATGCGCGCCATATCGTGCTGCCTGAAATTGGCGGAGCGGGGCAAGCCGCATTGTCTCGGGCGCATGTCGTGATGATGGGCCTTGGCGGCATTGGCGCGCCTGCGCTGCAATATCTGGCCGGCGCCGGCATCGGGCGATTGACGCTGGTGGATGACGACAAGGTTTCAGCGAGCAATCTTCAGCGCCAGACAATCTACACCACCCGCGATATCGGCCATGGCAAGGCCGTGTCAGCGCGGCGCTGGCTGGCCAATTTTGATGATCGTCTGGACGTTGCGATCCACGATGCGCGCATCACGTCCGCCAATGCCGCCAATCTGCTTGGCGGGGCGGATCTGGTGCTGGATGGAACGGACAATTTTGCGACGCGCCTCGCCGTATCCGATGCCTGCGTCGCATCTGATGTGCCGCTGCTTTCTGCCGCCGTCGGACGCTTTCAGGGGCAGGTCGCCGCCTTTGCTGGACATTTGCCCGACCAGCCCTGTTACAGGTGCTTTGTGGGCGATGCCTTCGATGCAGAGGATTGCGACACCTGTGCAGAAGATGGCGTGCTGGGCGCGATGGTCGGCTGGGTCGGAAGCCTTGCGGCGATGCAGGCGGTGCGTATTCTGGTCAATGCGAATGGCACGCCGATGGACGATTGGGGCAGTCTCGGCTGGGGAAAATTGCACCTGATGGATGGCCTCAAGCCGGGCATGCGCACACTCAACATCGCCAAGGATCCCGCGTGCCGCACGTGCGGCCAAACCATGGTTGATTGA
- the dnaA gene encoding chromosomal replication initiator protein DnaA, which translates to MEDREALDLAADWADISQGLRKDLGHQLFTQWIKPIQLGKLNKESGTLDLYLPTEFSANWVNERYRDRLSLAWKIASSEVRHIAITVHPGRRKIADFNLRGQDGFGHRAANDATMAMESIGDDGFTSSIGLDPTQTFAAFVTGTTNVLAKNAAERMSKAEKPQFSPLYLKAATGQGKTHLMHAIGHSYLQAFPRARIFYCSAERFMVEFVQALKSNEMIEFKGRLRAFDLLLVDDIQFIIGKAAAQEELLYTIDALLAEGKRLVFAADRAPQALDGVEPRLLSRLSMGLVADIQPADIELRRSILESKLTRFAPLEVPGDVIDFLARTVSRNVRELVGGLNKLIAYAQLTGQEVSLQLAEEQLTDILSANRRRITIDEIQRTVCQFYRIDRSEMSSKRRARAVVRPRQVAMYLAKVLTPRSYPEIGRKFGGRDHSTVIHAVRLIEDLRERDADMDGDVRSLLRQLES; encoded by the coding sequence ATGGAAGATCGGGAAGCATTGGATTTAGCGGCCGACTGGGCAGATATCAGTCAGGGACTGCGCAAGGATTTGGGGCATCAACTTTTCACACAATGGATCAAGCCGATCCAGCTGGGCAAGCTGAACAAGGAGAGCGGCACGCTCGATCTGTATCTGCCGACTGAATTTTCTGCCAATTGGGTGAATGAGCGCTATCGCGACCGGCTCTCGCTGGCATGGAAAATCGCATCGAGCGAAGTGCGCCACATCGCCATTACCGTGCATCCCGGCCGTCGCAAGATTGCCGATTTCAACCTGCGCGGGCAGGACGGTTTTGGCCATCGCGCCGCTAATGATGCGACAATGGCGATGGAATCGATCGGTGATGACGGCTTCACATCGTCCATCGGCCTCGATCCCACGCAGACCTTCGCTGCTTTTGTCACCGGCACCACCAATGTGCTGGCCAAGAACGCTGCCGAACGCATGTCCAAAGCGGAAAAGCCGCAATTCAGCCCGCTGTATCTCAAGGCCGCGACAGGTCAGGGCAAGACGCATCTGATGCATGCCATCGGGCATTCTTACTTGCAGGCCTTCCCCCGCGCGCGAATTTTCTATTGCAGCGCGGAACGCTTCATGGTCGAATTTGTCCAGGCGCTCAAATCGAACGAGATGATCGAATTCAAGGGCCGTTTGCGCGCTTTTGATCTGCTGCTGGTGGACGATATCCAGTTCATCATCGGCAAGGCCGCCGCACAGGAAGAACTGCTTTATACAATCGATGCGCTGCTTGCTGAAGGCAAGCGACTGGTATTCGCCGCTGACCGCGCTCCGCAGGCGCTGGACGGGGTGGAGCCGCGTTTGCTCAGCCGCCTGTCGATGGGGCTTGTCGCGGATATCCAGCCTGCCGATATCGAATTGCGCCGCTCCATCCTGGAATCCAAGCTGACACGCTTCGCCCCACTCGAAGTGCCCGGCGACGTGATTGATTTCCTCGCCCGCACCGTCAGCCGCAATGTGCGCGAGCTGGTGGGGGGCCTCAACAAGCTGATCGCCTATGCCCAATTGACCGGACAGGAAGTGTCCCTGCAACTGGCCGAAGAACAGCTGACCGACATTCTCAGCGCTAACCGTCGCCGCATCACGATCGATGAAATCCAGCGCACCGTGTGCCAGTTCTATCGCATAGATCGCAGCGAGATGAGCTCTAAGCGGCGTGCGCGTGCGGTGGTCCGTCCGCGTCAGGTGGCGATGTATCTGGCCAAGGTCCTCACCCCGCGCAGCTATCCCGAAATCGGGCGCAAGTTCGGCGGTCGCGATCATTCCACCGTCATACATGCAGTCCGCCTGATAGAAGACCTGCGAGAGCGTGACGCTGATATGGATGGCGACGTACGCAGCCTGCTGCGACAGCTCGAAAGCTGA
- the rpsT gene encoding 30S ribosomal protein S20, with the protein MANTLQAKKRIRRNNKRAEVNGARISRIRSYVKKVETAVTEGDKQAAADALKTAQPEIAKGVAKGVMHKNTAARKMSRLSKRIAAL; encoded by the coding sequence ATGGCCAACACGCTGCAAGCCAAAAAGCGCATCCGCCGCAACAACAAGCGCGCCGAAGTCAACGGTGCGCGCATCAGCCGGATCCGCTCTTACGTGAAGAAAGTGGAAACTGCTGTGACCGAAGGTGACAAGCAGGCTGCTGCCGATGCGCTGAAAACTGCCCAGCCGGAGATCGCCAAGGGCGTTGCCAAGGGCGTGATGCACAAGAACACCGCCGCTCGCAAGATGAGCCGGCTGAGCAAGCGAATCGCTGCTCTCTGA
- the mutM gene encoding bifunctional DNA-formamidopyrimidine glycosylase/DNA-(apurinic or apyrimidinic site) lyase, with amino-acid sequence MPELPEVETTVRGLAQFLEGQRIEKVALGRPDMRFPFPVDLVQVMTGARVTGLGRRAKYGLIHTDRDTSMIFHLGMSGRWRIDPEQADKHDHLVLETADHCFALNDPRRFGYVDLVDTAQLDHWPAFAVMGPEPLGEDLTVEQLFAAIKGRKQAIKLLLLDQRIVAGLGNIYVCEALFRAGIDPRKAGGRIWRPALEKLLPAIRDVLTESIRDGGSSLRDYARPDGELGYFATRFRVYGREGDDCRRCGGGTIRRIVQGGRSTWFCPACQR; translated from the coding sequence ATGCCTGAATTACCCGAGGTTGAGACAACCGTGCGCGGCCTTGCACAGTTCCTGGAAGGCCAGCGCATCGAAAAGGTGGCGCTGGGCCGGCCCGACATGCGCTTTCCCTTCCCCGTGGATCTCGTGCAGGTAATGACGGGCGCACGCGTGACCGGGCTTGGTCGCCGCGCCAAATATGGGCTGATCCATACAGACCGCGATACCAGCATGATCTTCCATCTGGGCATGAGCGGGCGCTGGCGGATTGATCCTGAACAGGCGGACAAGCACGATCATCTTGTGCTGGAAACCGCCGACCATTGTTTTGCCCTCAACGATCCACGTCGTTTTGGCTATGTCGATCTGGTCGATACCGCTCAGCTCGATCATTGGCCCGCCTTCGCCGTTATGGGGCCAGAACCGTTGGGCGAAGATTTGACGGTCGAGCAATTGTTTGCCGCCATCAAAGGGCGCAAGCAAGCGATCAAGCTGCTGCTGCTCGATCAGCGCATAGTGGCCGGGCTTGGCAATATATATGTATGTGAAGCATTGTTTCGCGCAGGCATCGATCCAAGGAAGGCAGGGGGCCGCATCTGGCGTCCAGCGCTGGAAAAGCTGCTGCCGGCCATCCGCGATGTGCTGACAGAATCGATTCGCGATGGTGGCTCTTCCCTGCGCGATTATGCGCGGCCCGACGGGGAATTAGGCTATTTCGCCACCCGCTTTCGCGTTTATGGCCGCGAAGGTGACGATTGTAGGCGCTGCGGTGGCGGGACTATCCGGCGCATCGTGCAGGGCGGCCGCAGCACATGGTTTTGCCCTGCCTGTCAGCGATGA
- a CDS encoding class I SAM-dependent methyltransferase, which yields MSDQVSFGYEDIAPEDKTARVGGVFSSVASKYDIMNDAMSGGLHRLWKDQFVRRVKPQPGEAVLDMAGGTGDIAFRMAAKGAEVVVADINQDMLDVGIERAMERGLSEGAGGLSWSCQNAEQLSYPDRQFDAYTIAFGIRNVTHIDRALAEAHRVLKFGGRFYCLEFSTMTWPGMKQAYDSYSHKLVPQIGKAVAGDENSYRYLIESIRRFPPMPEFEKLIRDAGFARTRVEPIMGGLVAIHSGWKI from the coding sequence ATGAGTGATCAGGTTTCCTTCGGCTATGAAGACATCGCCCCGGAAGACAAGACTGCGCGCGTAGGCGGCGTCTTTTCCAGCGTGGCAAGCAAGTATGACATAATGAATGACGCGATGTCGGGCGGGCTTCACCGTTTGTGGAAGGACCAGTTCGTGCGCCGCGTAAAGCCGCAACCGGGCGAGGCGGTGCTCGATATGGCTGGCGGCACGGGCGACATTGCCTTTCGCATGGCGGCCAAGGGCGCAGAAGTCGTGGTGGCCGATATCAATCAGGACATGCTCGATGTCGGGATAGAGCGGGCGATGGAGCGCGGACTGTCAGAAGGTGCAGGCGGGCTTTCATGGTCTTGCCAGAATGCCGAACAGCTCAGCTATCCCGATCGCCAGTTCGATGCCTACACCATCGCCTTTGGTATCAGAAACGTCACCCATATCGACCGCGCACTGGCAGAGGCGCACCGTGTGCTGAAGTTTGGCGGGCGTTTCTATTGCCTTGAATTTTCCACCATGACCTGGCCCGGAATGAAGCAGGCCTATGATTCTTATTCGCACAAGCTGGTGCCGCAGATCGGCAAGGCGGTTGCAGGCGATGAGAACAGCTATCGCTATCTGATCGAAAGCATTCGGCGCTTCCCGCCCATGCCGGAATTTGAAAAGCTCATCCGTGATGCAGGTTTCGCGCGCACCAGGGTAGAGCCGATCATGGGCGGCCTGGTCGCCATCCATTCAGGATGGAAGATATAG
- the ubiB gene encoding 2-polyprenylphenol 6-hydroxylase, with product MTRPSTHIFRLLKWGRTLARHGALRGIERNPTMPPQVKRLVRVARLGTLQPREPDYAGAFQAIGPAAIKLGQTLATRPDLVGDVAAHNLLSLQDSLPPVPFHEIQAQIERSFERPMEELFALVDPDPIGAASIAQVHKGITIEGREVAIKVLRPGIREKFAQDITTYEWAAAHLEGLGGEASRLRPRLTIANFKRWTNSELDLRREAASASELAESTRGVAGYCIPDIDWDRTNGRVLTIEWIDGVKISDRQALLEAGHDLPDLARRLVLAFLTQAISGGFFHADMHQGNLFVKADGTIAAIDFGIMGRIDQRARQWLAEILYGLITGNYRRVAEIHFEAQYVPSYHSVEEFATALRAVGEPMRGKPVSELSVGQMLDGLFAITRDFDMQTQPHLLLLQKTMVMVEGIATQLDPQINMWNVSAPFVRSWIRDELGPEAALADKLRQDGETLLRIPQLIRRLEEHFPQRGGAPEQPPLPDVELVWERRRRGAYRGSGNWTGYLLAALIGAAAVFAGSLAGWLG from the coding sequence GTGACGCGCCCTTCAACGCATATTTTCCGGCTGCTGAAATGGGGCCGCACGCTGGCACGCCATGGCGCGCTGCGCGGAATTGAACGCAATCCCACCATGCCACCACAGGTCAAGCGATTGGTGCGGGTGGCGCGCCTTGGCACGTTGCAACCAAGAGAGCCCGATTATGCCGGGGCATTCCAGGCGATTGGTCCGGCTGCGATCAAGCTGGGGCAGACCCTTGCCACGCGGCCCGATCTGGTGGGCGATGTTGCCGCGCATAATCTGTTGAGCCTGCAAGATAGCCTGCCTCCTGTACCCTTCCACGAAATACAGGCGCAGATCGAACGCAGCTTTGAAAGGCCGATGGAGGAGCTGTTTGCTTTGGTAGATCCCGATCCCATCGGGGCTGCCAGCATTGCGCAGGTTCATAAGGGCATCACCATCGAAGGGCGCGAAGTTGCCATCAAGGTGCTGCGTCCTGGCATTCGCGAGAAATTTGCGCAGGATATCACCACCTATGAATGGGCCGCTGCCCATCTCGAAGGACTGGGCGGTGAAGCGTCGCGGTTGCGACCACGCCTTACCATCGCCAATTTCAAACGCTGGACCAATAGCGAGCTGGATTTGCGACGCGAGGCGGCTTCGGCATCGGAGCTTGCCGAGTCGACGCGCGGGGTTGCAGGATATTGTATCCCCGATATCGACTGGGACCGCACCAATGGTCGTGTGTTGACGATCGAGTGGATCGATGGGGTCAAGATTTCAGATCGACAGGCGCTGCTCGAAGCCGGGCATGATCTGCCGGATCTTGCGCGGCGGCTGGTGCTGGCCTTCCTGACGCAGGCGATCAGCGGCGGATTTTTCCATGCCGACATGCATCAGGGCAATTTGTTCGTGAAGGCAGATGGGACCATCGCTGCCATCGATTTCGGGATCATGGGGCGGATCGATCAGCGCGCGCGCCAGTGGCTTGCGGAAATCCTCTACGGACTCATTACCGGCAATTATCGCCGCGTAGCTGAAATCCATTTCGAAGCGCAATATGTGCCCAGCTATCACTCGGTTGAGGAATTTGCCACGGCGCTGCGCGCTGTCGGAGAGCCGATGCGGGGCAAGCCGGTGAGTGAGCTTTCCGTCGGCCAGATGCTTGACGGGTTGTTCGCCATCACCCGCGATTTCGACATGCAGACGCAGCCGCATCTGCTGTTGCTGCAAAAGACAATGGTAATGGTTGAAGGCATTGCCACCCAGCTCGATCCACAGATCAACATGTGGAATGTTTCTGCGCCCTTCGTGCGAAGCTGGATTCGTGATGAGCTGGGCCCTGAAGCCGCGCTGGCGGACAAGCTCAGGCAGGATGGCGAAACCTTGCTGCGCATCCCGCAATTGATCCGTCGACTGGAAGAACATTTTCCACAGCGCGGCGGCGCGCCGGAGCAGCCGCCATTGCCTGATGTCGAACTTGTCTGGGAACGGCGCAGGCGCGGGGCATATCGTGGTTCGGGCAATTGGACGGGGTATCTATTGGCGGCCCTCATCGGGGCCGCCGCCGTTTTTGCGGGGAGTTTGGCGGGGTGGCTAGGATAA